A section of the Candidatus Obscuribacterales bacterium genome encodes:
- the uraH gene encoding hydroxyisourate hydrolase: protein MTGYLTTHVLDTAHGCPAAEVAIALWSISAEGDRLFLAQVTTNDDGRTDAPLLSDSSFKVGTYELVFSVGSYFAQFNQAAPNPPFLDEIPLRFSVANSAAHYHVPLLVSPWSYSTYRGS from the coding sequence ATGACCGGATACTTGACCACCCATGTTCTTGATACCGCCCACGGCTGCCCAGCAGCGGAGGTAGCGATCGCCCTTTGGAGCATTTCAGCCGAAGGCGACCGTCTCTTCCTCGCCCAGGTCACCACCAATGATGACGGCCGCACCGATGCTCCCTTGCTGAGCGACAGCAGTTTTAAGGTAGGTACCTATGAGCTGGTCTTTTCCGTAGGCAGCTATTTTGCGCAGTTCAACCAAGCAGCTCCCAATCCACCGTTTTTGGATGAGATTCCCCTGCGCTTCAGTGTGGCGAATTCCGCTGCCCACTATCATGTGCCATTGCTGGTCTCCCCCTGGTCCTATAGCACCTATCGCGGTAGCTAG